In Micromonospora purpureochromogenes, a single window of DNA contains:
- the aroQ gene encoding type II 3-dehydroquinate dehydratase gives MSGANEGGTARVYVLNGPNLGRLGTRQVDVYGVTSYADLVTLCVDTGRELGLDVVVRQTDAEHELLGWLHEAADEHAAVVLNPAAWSHYSIAVRDACAMLRGPLVEVHISNIHAREEFRHHSVVSAVATGVICGLGVDGYRLALRHLATRLGATG, from the coding sequence GTGAGTGGGGCGAACGAGGGTGGCACCGCGCGGGTGTACGTGCTGAACGGCCCGAACCTGGGCCGGCTCGGCACCCGGCAGGTCGACGTGTACGGCGTGACCAGCTACGCCGACCTGGTGACGCTCTGTGTCGACACCGGCCGCGAGTTGGGGCTGGACGTGGTCGTCCGGCAGACGGACGCCGAGCATGAGCTGCTGGGCTGGCTGCACGAGGCGGCCGACGAGCACGCGGCGGTGGTGCTCAACCCGGCCGCCTGGTCGCACTACTCGATCGCGGTCCGGGACGCCTGCGCGATGCTGCGCGGGCCGCTGGTGGAGGTGCACATCTCCAACATCCACGCCCGGGAGGAGTTCCGGCACCACTCCGTGGTCTCCGCCGTGGCGACCGGGGTGATCTGCGGCCTGGGCGTCGACGGCTACCGGCTCGCCCTGCGCCACCTGGCCACCCGCCTCGGCGCGACCGGCTGA
- the efp gene encoding elongation factor P, producing the protein MASTNDLKNGLVLNLDGELWAVVEFQHVKPGKGGAFVRTTLKNVLSGKVVDKTFNAGTKVETATVDKRTMQYLYADGEDYVFMDLETFDQITVPGGTVGEAANYLLPEAEATVATHEGVPLYIELPTSVVLEVTYTEPGLQGDRSTGGNKPATVETGATVPVPLFITTGEKIKVDTRDGRYLGRA; encoded by the coding sequence ATGGCATCCACCAACGACCTCAAGAACGGCCTGGTACTCAACCTCGACGGGGAGCTCTGGGCCGTCGTCGAGTTCCAGCACGTCAAGCCCGGTAAGGGTGGGGCGTTCGTCCGCACGACGCTGAAGAACGTGCTGTCCGGCAAGGTCGTCGACAAGACCTTCAACGCGGGCACCAAGGTCGAGACCGCGACCGTCGACAAGCGCACCATGCAGTACCTGTACGCCGACGGCGAGGACTACGTCTTCATGGATCTGGAGACGTTCGACCAGATCACCGTCCCCGGCGGCACCGTCGGCGAGGCGGCCAACTACCTCCTCCCCGAGGCCGAGGCGACCGTCGCCACCCACGAGGGTGTCCCGCTCTACATCGAGCTGCCGACCTCGGTCGTGCTCGAGGTCACCTACACCGAGCCGGGCCTGCAGGGCGACCGGTCGACCGGCGGCAACAAGCCGGCCACCGTCGAGACCGGCGCGACCGTGCCGGTCCCGCTCTTCATCACCACCGGCGAGAAGATCAAGGTCGACACCCGCGACGGCCGTTACCTCGGCCGAGCCTGA